The proteins below come from a single Plantactinospora sp. KBS50 genomic window:
- the rplU gene encoding 50S ribosomal protein L21: MYAIVKTGGKQYKVAEGDVIEVEKLVGQPGDAVTLTAVLLVDGEDLVTDAAKLADVSVSGEIAAHTKGPKIRIHKFKNKTGYHKRQGHRQPLTKIKVTGISSGK, from the coding sequence ATGTACGCGATCGTCAAGACCGGCGGCAAGCAGTACAAGGTCGCCGAGGGCGACGTGATCGAGGTCGAGAAGCTCGTCGGCCAGCCCGGCGACGCGGTGACGCTGACCGCGGTCCTCCTCGTCGATGGTGAAGACCTGGTGACCGATGCGGCCAAGCTCGCCGACGTCTCGGTGTCCGGCGAGATCGCCGCGCACACCAAGGGCCCGAAGATCCGGATCCACAAGTTCAAGAACAAGACCGGCTACCACAAGCGTCAGGGTCACCGCCAGCCGCTGACCAAGATCAAGGTGACCGGCATCTCCAGCGGAAAGTAA
- the obgE gene encoding GTPase ObgE, whose amino-acid sequence MATFVDRVVLHLRAGDGGHGCVSIHREKFKPFGGPDGGNGGHGGGISLVVDPQVHTLLDFHFRPHVRAAGGKGGAGSNRDGANGTDLVLKVPDGTVVSTLDGTVLADLVGAGTTFEAARGGRGGRGNAALANSRRKAPGFAELGEPGDQLDVVLELKSVADVGLVGFPSAGKSSLISVLSAAKPKIADYPFTTLVPNLGVVRVDDHTFTVADVPGLIPGAATGKGLGLEFLRHIERCAVLVHVVDAATLEPGRDPLGDIDAIETELAAYGGLADRPRLVVLNKVDVPDGRDLADIVRSDVEERGYPVFEVSAATREGLRELTYAMAELVEQARAAAPAAEPTRIVLRPPAVDDAGFTVEAVDDGYLVRGPRPERWVRQTNFDNEEAVGYLADRLARLGVEEALAKAGAEPGDLVRIGEREFDWHPTVLAEFVPTVRGTDERMADRSTRATAAQRLAARKARRRRPDDEVETGDGTAAAVTAGDGVTGGDGTGDGAAEGSGDRDGAAGGAG is encoded by the coding sequence GTGGCGACGTTCGTTGACCGGGTCGTCCTGCACCTGCGGGCCGGCGACGGCGGGCACGGCTGTGTCTCGATCCACCGGGAGAAGTTCAAGCCGTTCGGCGGCCCCGACGGGGGCAACGGCGGACACGGCGGCGGCATCTCCCTCGTGGTCGACCCCCAGGTACACACGCTGCTGGACTTCCACTTCCGGCCGCACGTGCGGGCCGCCGGGGGCAAGGGCGGCGCCGGCTCCAACCGGGACGGCGCCAACGGCACCGACCTGGTGCTCAAGGTGCCCGACGGGACGGTGGTGAGCACGCTCGACGGGACGGTGCTGGCCGACCTGGTCGGCGCCGGGACCACGTTCGAGGCGGCCCGCGGCGGCCGGGGCGGCCGGGGCAACGCGGCGCTGGCCAACTCCCGGCGCAAGGCGCCCGGCTTCGCCGAACTGGGCGAGCCGGGCGACCAGCTGGACGTGGTGCTGGAACTCAAGAGCGTGGCGGACGTCGGGCTGGTCGGGTTCCCGTCCGCCGGCAAGTCCTCGCTGATCTCGGTGCTCTCCGCGGCGAAGCCGAAGATCGCCGACTACCCGTTCACCACCCTCGTACCGAACCTGGGCGTCGTCCGGGTCGACGACCACACGTTCACCGTCGCCGACGTACCCGGGCTGATTCCCGGCGCCGCCACCGGCAAGGGGCTGGGCCTGGAGTTCCTCCGGCACATCGAACGGTGCGCGGTTCTCGTGCACGTGGTGGACGCGGCCACCCTGGAACCGGGCCGGGACCCGCTCGGCGACATCGACGCGATCGAGACGGAACTGGCCGCGTACGGCGGGCTGGCCGATCGACCCCGGCTGGTGGTGCTGAACAAGGTGGACGTGCCCGACGGCCGGGACCTGGCCGACATCGTCCGGTCGGACGTCGAGGAACGCGGCTATCCGGTGTTCGAGGTGTCGGCGGCCACCCGGGAGGGGCTGCGCGAGCTGACGTACGCGATGGCCGAACTGGTCGAACAGGCCCGCGCGGCGGCCCCGGCGGCGGAACCCACCCGGATCGTGCTGCGGCCGCCGGCCGTGGACGACGCCGGCTTCACGGTGGAGGCCGTCGACGACGGCTACCTGGTGCGCGGCCCCCGACCCGAGCGGTGGGTCCGGCAGACCAACTTCGACAACGAGGAGGCCGTGGGCTACCTGGCCGACCGGCTCGCCCGGCTCGGCGTCGAGGAGGCGCTGGCCAAGGCCGGCGCCGAGCCCGGCGACCTGGTCCGGATCGGCGAGCGGGAGTTCGACTGGCACCCGACGGTGCTGGCCGAGTTCGTGCCCACCGTGCGCGGCACCGACGAGCGCATGGCGGACCGGTCCACCCGGGCCACCGCCGCGCAGCGGCTGGCGGCCCGCAAGGCCCGCCGGCGCCGCCCGGACGACGAGGTCGAGACCGGCGACGGTACGGCCGCCGCGGTGACCGCCGGGGACGGTGTGACCGGCGGGGACGGGACCGGCGACGGCGCGGCCGAGGGGAGCGGGGACCGCGACGGCGCGGCCGGCGGCGCCGGCTGA
- the rsfS gene encoding ribosome silencing factor produces the protein MAVPERAHELAMAAAQAAADKKAQDIVIIDVGDRLAITDAFMIASAPNERQVAAIVDAIEEALVNLPEKAKPVQREGERAGRWVLLDYVDVVIHIQHTEEREFYALDRLWKDCPTIPFVDRDLVDAEAGPAVLAE, from the coding sequence GTGGCAGTTCCCGAGCGCGCCCACGAGCTGGCCATGGCGGCCGCGCAGGCCGCCGCCGACAAGAAGGCCCAGGACATCGTCATCATCGACGTGGGCGACCGGCTGGCCATCACCGATGCCTTCATGATCGCCTCCGCGCCCAACGAGCGGCAGGTCGCCGCGATCGTGGACGCCATCGAGGAGGCCCTGGTCAACCTTCCCGAGAAGGCCAAGCCGGTCCAGCGCGAGGGCGAGCGGGCGGGCCGGTGGGTGCTGCTCGACTACGTCGACGTGGTGATCCACATCCAGCACACCGAGGAGCGCGAGTTCTACGCGCTCGACCGGCTGTGGAAGGACTGCCCGACCATCCCGTTCGTCGACCGCGACCTCGTCGACGCCGAGGCGGGGCCGGCGGTCCTGGCCGAATGA
- a CDS encoding DUF397 domain-containing protein produces the protein MPQHPKGDFDLSRAVWQRADGDPAEEAVEVAFVDDLIGMRNSADPDGPVLVFTQAEWDAFVAGAQDGEFDLE, from the coding sequence ATGCCGCAGCACCCCAAGGGCGATTTCGACCTGTCCCGCGCCGTCTGGCAGCGCGCCGACGGCGACCCGGCGGAGGAGGCCGTCGAGGTGGCCTTCGTCGACGACCTGATCGGCATGCGGAACTCGGCCGACCCGGACGGGCCGGTGCTGGTCTTCACCCAGGCGGAGTGGGACGCGTTCGTGGCGGGCGCCCAGGACGGCGAGTTCGACCTCGAATGA
- the trpS gene encoding tryptophan--tRNA ligase, with translation MTAPALDARSRLRRITGLTPSGHLHVGNLLGAMAPIAAGQYDHDTVVFLADLHAMTVRHDPARVRANTLEQATLLLAAGVDPEVTLLYPQSQVPAHTELHYLLECVTGVGEAQRMIQYREKSARQRQVRLSLLTYPVLMAADILLHRIREVPVGDDQDQHVELARDLAIRFNQRYGDTFPVPVAVHPSAAARVMDLADPTSKMSKSAGSGAGTLFLLDPPDVLRRKVLRAVTDSGTTVAYDPVHRPGVANLLEILAACAGRSPADLATEFDSYGRLKAAVVDAVLARVTPIQARYAELSRDPAHVHGLLRAGAERARAATADTVRAARAAIGLLD, from the coding sequence ATGACCGCACCCGCCCTCGACGCCCGTTCCCGGCTGCGCCGGATCACCGGCCTGACCCCGAGCGGCCACCTGCACGTCGGCAACCTGCTCGGCGCGATGGCGCCCATCGCCGCCGGCCAGTACGACCACGACACCGTGGTCTTCCTGGCCGATCTGCACGCCATGACCGTGCGGCACGACCCGGCGCGGGTCCGGGCGAACACCCTGGAACAGGCGACGCTGCTGCTCGCCGCCGGGGTGGACCCGGAGGTCACGCTGCTCTATCCGCAGTCCCAGGTGCCGGCACACACCGAACTGCACTACCTGCTGGAGTGCGTGACCGGGGTGGGCGAGGCCCAACGCATGATCCAGTACCGGGAGAAGTCGGCCCGGCAGCGGCAGGTGCGGCTCAGCCTGCTCACCTACCCGGTGCTGATGGCCGCGGACATCCTGCTGCACCGCATCCGCGAGGTACCGGTCGGCGACGACCAGGACCAGCACGTCGAGCTGGCCCGGGACCTCGCGATCCGGTTCAACCAGCGGTACGGCGACACCTTCCCGGTGCCGGTGGCGGTGCACCCGAGCGCCGCGGCCCGGGTGATGGACCTCGCCGACCCGACGTCGAAGATGAGCAAGTCGGCCGGCTCGGGCGCGGGCACGCTGTTCCTGCTCGACCCGCCGGACGTGCTGCGCCGCAAGGTGCTGCGGGCGGTCACCGACTCGGGGACCACTGTGGCGTACGACCCGGTGCACCGGCCGGGGGTGGCGAACCTGCTGGAGATCCTCGCGGCCTGCGCGGGCCGGTCCCCCGCCGACCTGGCCACGGAGTTCGACTCGTACGGGCGGCTCAAGGCCGCCGTGGTGGACGCCGTGCTGGCCCGGGTGACGCCTATCCAGGCCAGGTACGCCGAGCTGAGCCGCGACCCCGCCCACGTGCACGGCCTGCTGCGGGCGGGAGCCGAACGGGCGCGGGCGGCCACCGCGGACACGGTCCGGGCGGCCCGGGCGGCGATCGGCCTGCTCGACTGA
- the nadD gene encoding nicotinate-nucleotide adenylyltransferase, translated as MEEDIRRVGIMGGTFDPIHNGHLVAASEVADRFGLDEVVFVPTGQPWQKSDESVTPAEDRYLMTVIATASNPGFQVSRADIDRDGPTYTVDTLRDIRAEYGRKAQLFFITGADALEKILSWKDAERMFELAHFIGVTRPGFELSAAHLPADAVSLVQVPAMAISSTDCRDRVAAGKPIWYLVPEGVVQYIAKRRLYRRS; from the coding sequence GTGGAGGAGGACATCCGGCGGGTCGGGATCATGGGCGGCACCTTCGACCCCATCCACAACGGGCACCTGGTGGCGGCGAGCGAGGTGGCCGACCGGTTCGGGCTGGACGAGGTGGTCTTCGTGCCCACCGGCCAGCCCTGGCAGAAGTCGGACGAATCGGTGACCCCGGCCGAGGACCGCTACCTGATGACCGTCATCGCCACCGCCTCCAACCCGGGCTTCCAGGTCAGCCGGGCGGACATCGACCGGGACGGACCCACCTACACGGTCGACACGCTGCGCGACATCCGCGCCGAGTACGGCCGCAAGGCGCAGTTGTTCTTCATCACCGGGGCGGACGCGCTGGAGAAGATCCTCTCGTGGAAGGACGCCGAGCGGATGTTCGAGCTGGCGCACTTCATCGGGGTGACCCGGCCCGGCTTCGAACTGTCCGCCGCGCACCTGCCGGCGGACGCGGTCAGCCTCGTCCAGGTGCCGGCCATGGCCATCTCCTCGACCGACTGCCGCGACCGGGTCGCCGCCGGCAAGCCGATCTGGTACCTGGTGCCGGAGGGTGTGGTGCAGTACATCGCCAAACGGCGGCTGTATCGGCGGTCATAG
- the pepN gene encoding aminopeptidase N has protein sequence MPSLTRVEAAQRAATLSVESYEIDLDLTAAGDTFASVVTIQFRASAGAETFVEVKPVELQGVRLNGVELDPAALAGNRYPLTGLAERNTLTVGAVMAYTNTGQGLHRVLDPADGATYLYATSFLDDAQRIFAAFDQPDLKAPVTLRVAAPPDWLVAANGAVAARPGPGRWEFARTEPLATYFVSLIAGSYHVRRDEHDGVPLALYCRRSLAEHLDADAEEIFTVTRQCLDEFHRLFGVRYPFGKYDQAFVPEFNEGAMENPGLVTIRDDYVFRSAVTDSDREQRATTISHEMAHMWFGDLVTMRWWDDLWLNESFAEYLGTRVTAEATRFDRAWAKFAMRRKNWGYAADQRPSTHPVAPADVADTAQALVNFDGISYAKGASVLRQLVAWVGDEAFLAGLRAHFAAHRFGNATLADLLGSLDRATGAGGPVDPADDGRDLGAWAEPWLRRAGVNTLRVEATPTPDGRYAEVAVVQTAPADQPVLRPHRIALGLYDPVEQDGPVAHDPAERPDPVPGATRLRRRVEVDLDPAAPGGRTVVAALAGEPVARLLLPNDGDLTFAKVRLDAASAAAVPQVLPTLADPLARALVWSAVMDAVRDAERPVTDLVPLLSVTLPGETEVVLVEEVFQLARPLFDRYLDPPARRRALDTVAAAWTAVLAPAGGGAGGTGGAGGLDGAVGTGGSTLLAAVHGLIWATADSGLLHGWLAGDGLPEGLVLDADLRWALLERLVVLGAADETRIAAESARDRTAAGEQRAAYCRAALPDEAAKERAWRLVVADTAASMRALTATATGFWHPEQVELTSGYVERYFAELPAMASCRTPWAAETIAHSLFPRYAVAPRTRELAADLLAGADLPPGVRRAVLDADDDLRRALAAR, from the coding sequence ATGCCGAGCCTCACCCGCGTCGAAGCAGCCCAGCGCGCCGCGACACTGTCCGTGGAGTCGTACGAGATCGACCTGGATTTGACCGCGGCGGGCGATACCTTCGCCTCGGTGGTCACGATCCAGTTCCGGGCCTCCGCCGGTGCCGAGACGTTCGTCGAGGTCAAGCCCGTCGAACTGCAAGGGGTACGGCTCAACGGCGTCGAGCTGGATCCGGCGGCGCTGGCCGGAAACCGGTACCCGCTGACCGGGCTGGCCGAGCGGAACACGCTCACCGTGGGCGCCGTGATGGCGTACACCAACACGGGGCAGGGGCTGCACCGGGTGCTCGACCCGGCGGACGGCGCCACGTACCTGTACGCCACGTCCTTTCTGGACGACGCGCAACGGATCTTCGCGGCCTTCGACCAGCCCGACCTCAAGGCGCCGGTGACGCTGCGGGTCGCCGCGCCGCCGGACTGGCTGGTCGCCGCGAACGGCGCGGTCGCGGCCCGACCCGGCCCGGGCCGCTGGGAGTTCGCCCGGACCGAGCCGCTGGCCACCTATTTCGTCTCGCTGATCGCCGGTTCCTACCACGTACGGCGCGACGAGCACGACGGCGTGCCGCTGGCGCTGTACTGCCGGCGGTCGCTGGCCGAGCACCTCGACGCGGACGCCGAGGAGATCTTCACGGTCACCCGGCAGTGCCTCGACGAGTTCCACCGGCTGTTCGGGGTGCGCTACCCGTTCGGCAAGTACGACCAGGCGTTCGTGCCGGAGTTCAACGAGGGCGCGATGGAGAATCCGGGCCTGGTGACCATCCGGGACGACTACGTCTTCCGGTCGGCGGTCACGGACAGCGACCGCGAGCAGCGGGCCACCACGATCTCGCACGAGATGGCGCACATGTGGTTCGGCGACCTGGTCACCATGCGCTGGTGGGACGACCTGTGGCTGAACGAGTCGTTCGCCGAGTACCTGGGCACCCGGGTCACCGCCGAGGCCACCCGCTTCGACCGGGCCTGGGCGAAGTTCGCCATGCGGCGGAAAAACTGGGGGTACGCCGCCGACCAGCGCCCGTCCACCCATCCGGTCGCACCGGCCGACGTCGCCGACACCGCGCAGGCGCTTGTCAACTTCGACGGCATCTCGTACGCCAAGGGCGCCTCGGTGCTGCGGCAGCTCGTCGCGTGGGTGGGCGACGAGGCGTTCCTGGCCGGCCTGCGGGCGCACTTCGCGGCCCACCGGTTCGGCAACGCGACCCTGGCGGACCTGCTCGGCTCGCTCGACCGGGCGACCGGTGCCGGTGGGCCGGTGGATCCGGCCGACGACGGGCGGGACCTCGGCGCCTGGGCGGAGCCGTGGCTGCGCCGGGCCGGGGTCAACACGCTGCGCGTCGAGGCCACGCCGACGCCCGACGGCCGGTACGCCGAGGTCGCCGTGGTGCAGACCGCCCCGGCCGACCAGCCGGTGCTCCGCCCGCACCGGATCGCGCTGGGCCTCTACGACCCGGTCGAGCAGGACGGCCCGGTCGCGCACGACCCGGCCGAGCGTCCCGATCCGGTGCCCGGGGCGACCCGGCTGCGCCGGCGGGTGGAGGTCGACCTCGATCCGGCCGCGCCGGGCGGTCGTACCGTGGTCGCCGCGCTGGCCGGCGAGCCGGTGGCCCGGTTGCTGCTGCCCAACGACGGCGACCTGACCTTCGCGAAGGTCCGCCTCGACGCGGCCTCGGCGGCGGCCGTACCGCAGGTGCTGCCCACCCTGGCCGACCCGTTGGCCCGGGCGCTGGTCTGGTCCGCCGTGATGGACGCGGTGCGCGACGCCGAGCGGCCGGTGACCGATCTGGTGCCGCTGCTGTCGGTGACGCTGCCCGGCGAGACCGAGGTGGTGCTGGTGGAGGAGGTGTTCCAGCTGGCCCGCCCGCTGTTCGACCGCTACCTGGACCCGCCGGCCCGGCGGCGCGCGCTGGACACCGTGGCGGCGGCCTGGACCGCGGTCCTCGCCCCGGCCGGCGGCGGTGCCGGTGGGACCGGCGGTGCCGGTGGGCTTGACGGTGCGGTCGGGACCGGCGGGTCCACGCTGCTGGCCGCCGTGCACGGGCTGATCTGGGCGACGGCCGACAGTGGCCTGCTGCACGGCTGGCTGGCCGGCGACGGCCTGCCCGAAGGGCTGGTCCTGGACGCCGACCTGCGCTGGGCCCTGCTGGAGCGGCTGGTGGTGCTGGGCGCGGCCGACGAGACGCGGATCGCGGCCGAGTCGGCCCGGGACCGGACCGCCGCCGGCGAGCAGCGGGCGGCGTACTGCCGGGCCGCGCTGCCCGACGAGGCGGCCAAGGAACGCGCCTGGCGGCTGGTCGTGGCCGACACCGCGGCGTCGATGCGGGCGCTGACGGCCACCGCCACCGGCTTCTGGCATCCCGAACAGGTCGAGCTGACCAGCGGATACGTCGAGCGGTACTTCGCCGAGCTGCCGGCGATGGCCTCCTGCCGTACCCCGTGGGCGGCCGAGACGATCGCGCACAGCCTGTTTCCCCGGTACGCCGTGGCGCCGCGGACCCGGGAGCTGGCCGCGGACCTGCTGGCCGGGGCGGACCTGCCGCCGGGGGTCCGGCGGGCGGTGCTGGACGCCGACGACGACCTGCGCCGGGCGCTCGCCGCGCGCTGA
- a CDS encoding DHA2 family efflux MFS transporter permease subunit — MSEAAERADRKPHSPWLVLSVLCLGFFMILLDTTIVNIAIPDMSTSLSASLDQILWVLNSYVLVYAVLLITAGRLGDLYGPKRLFILGLIVFTVASAVCGFARNPEQLIIARVVQGVGGALLTPQTLSVITMIFPAEKRGAAFGLWGAVAGVATVAGPTLGGYLVTDWGWEYIFFVNLPIGIIAVVLAAIVMPDIKLNRRHRLDWTGTALATVGLFLVTYGLIEGEPHDWGRVWGPVTIFEVIAAGVVVLAVFMFQQYAGRDREPLVPFAIFADRNYSLMNVVSAAIAFGMLGLFLPLVIYLQSVLGLTALQAGLTTAPMSLISMCVAPLAGRLADRTGGKWVLFLGLSLWSVGMGLVVWLAHADSGRWHVLPGIIVAGFGLGLTFAPLQTIAMRNVAPQMAGAASGFINTARQLGAVIGSAAVGALLQVQLADQLRSTARANAGALPPQFRDQFVDGFSNASGGNLEIGAGQSGVELPPDLPEQARQVIGEVAAHTFRQAFTTAMRHSLVLPLAVLALAALCCVFVARRSTGATESAPPTPEPVDAHV, encoded by the coding sequence ATGAGCGAAGCGGCCGAGCGGGCGGACCGGAAGCCGCACAGCCCCTGGCTGGTGCTCTCCGTGCTCTGCCTCGGCTTCTTCATGATCCTGCTGGACACGACGATCGTGAACATCGCGATCCCGGACATGAGCACCAGCCTGTCCGCATCCCTGGACCAGATCCTCTGGGTGCTCAACTCCTACGTGCTGGTCTACGCCGTACTGCTGATCACTGCCGGCCGGCTCGGCGACCTGTACGGGCCGAAGCGGCTGTTCATCCTGGGTCTGATCGTCTTCACCGTCGCCTCGGCGGTGTGCGGCTTCGCCCGCAACCCCGAGCAGCTCATCATCGCCCGGGTGGTGCAGGGGGTCGGCGGCGCGCTGCTCACCCCGCAGACCCTGTCCGTGATCACCATGATCTTCCCGGCGGAGAAGCGGGGCGCCGCGTTCGGCCTGTGGGGCGCCGTCGCGGGCGTGGCCACGGTCGCCGGGCCGACCCTCGGCGGTTACCTGGTCACGGACTGGGGCTGGGAGTACATCTTCTTCGTCAACCTGCCGATCGGCATCATCGCCGTGGTGCTGGCCGCGATCGTGATGCCGGACATCAAGCTCAACCGCCGGCACCGGCTGGACTGGACCGGAACGGCGCTGGCCACCGTGGGACTCTTCCTGGTCACGTACGGGTTGATCGAGGGCGAGCCGCACGACTGGGGCCGGGTGTGGGGACCGGTCACCATCTTCGAGGTGATCGCCGCCGGCGTCGTGGTGCTGGCCGTCTTCATGTTCCAGCAGTACGCCGGCCGGGACCGCGAACCGCTGGTGCCGTTCGCGATCTTCGCGGACCGCAACTACTCGCTGATGAACGTCGTGAGCGCGGCCATCGCGTTCGGCATGCTCGGCCTGTTCCTGCCGCTGGTGATCTATCTCCAGTCGGTGCTCGGACTGACCGCGTTGCAGGCCGGTCTCACCACCGCGCCGATGTCGCTGATCTCGATGTGCGTCGCCCCGCTCGCCGGCCGGCTCGCCGACCGCACCGGCGGCAAGTGGGTCCTGTTCCTCGGGCTCAGCCTCTGGTCGGTCGGCATGGGGCTGGTGGTCTGGCTGGCCCACGCCGACTCCGGGCGCTGGCACGTGCTGCCCGGCATCATCGTGGCCGGCTTCGGCCTGGGCCTGACCTTCGCGCCGTTGCAGACCATCGCCATGCGCAACGTGGCACCGCAGATGGCCGGCGCCGCCTCCGGGTTCATCAACACGGCCCGGCAGCTCGGCGCGGTGATCGGCTCGGCCGCGGTCGGTGCCCTGCTCCAGGTGCAGCTCGCCGACCAGTTGCGCAGCACCGCCCGGGCGAACGCCGGGGCGCTGCCGCCGCAGTTCCGCGACCAGTTCGTCGACGGCTTCAGCAACGCCAGCGGCGGCAACCTGGAGATCGGCGCCGGCCAGTCCGGCGTGGAGCTGCCGCCGGACCTGCCGGAGCAGGCCCGGCAGGTGATCGGCGAGGTGGCCGCCCACACGTTCCGCCAGGCGTTCACCACGGCCATGCGGCACAGCCTGGTGCTGCCGCTGGCCGTCCTCGCCCTGGCCGCACTCTGCTGCGTGTTCGTCGCCCGCCGCTCCACCGGGGCGACCGAGTCGGCGCCGCCGACCCCCGAGCCGGTGGACGCGCACGTCTGA
- a CDS encoding histidine phosphatase family protein, which yields MTRLILWRHGNTDWNNGNRVQGQTDVPLNDLGREQAATAATWLAALRPDRIVASDLSRAWETAAALAALTGLPVHADARLRERHFGRWQGLLLTEAAERHPTEYAAWRSGDPDPGCGVEALDDLSKRVGAAVQDAADDVPGGTVVLATHGGAARQGCGQILGWGPAVLRSLGSLQNCHWTEVRHDATRGWQLRGHNVGPLDQRPAPPAT from the coding sequence ATGACCCGGCTGATCCTCTGGCGGCACGGCAACACCGACTGGAACAACGGCAACCGCGTACAGGGGCAGACCGACGTCCCCCTCAACGACCTGGGCCGGGAACAGGCCGCCACGGCGGCCACCTGGCTGGCCGCGCTGCGCCCCGACCGCATCGTGGCCAGCGACCTGAGCCGGGCCTGGGAGACCGCCGCCGCGCTCGCCGCGCTCACCGGCCTCCCGGTGCACGCCGACGCCCGGCTGCGGGAACGGCACTTCGGCCGGTGGCAGGGACTGCTGCTGACCGAGGCCGCCGAGCGGCATCCGACCGAGTACGCGGCCTGGCGCTCCGGCGACCCGGACCCCGGCTGCGGGGTGGAGGCCCTCGACGACCTGAGCAAGCGGGTCGGTGCCGCGGTGCAGGACGCCGCCGACGACGTGCCGGGGGGCACGGTCGTACTGGCCACCCACGGCGGCGCGGCGCGGCAGGGCTGCGGCCAGATCCTCGGCTGGGGACCGGCGGTGCTCCGGTCGCTCGGCTCGCTGCAGAACTGCCACTGGACCGAGGTGCGCCACGACGCCACCCGGGGCTGGCAGCTGCGCGGGCACAACGTCGGCCCGCTCGACCAGCGACCCGCGCCGCCGGCAACCTGA
- a CDS encoding GNAT family N-acetyltransferase, which yields MLIEPRPASDPALVALVTAQQRELRDADGGLDGQVFDVHPNIRFLVGLHNGLAVTCGAIQALDARTAEIKRMYVRPAFRGQGLARQLLTALEELALWHGHTEVRLETATYLPAAIGLYSSAGYARIPVYGEYVSNPYSVCFRKRLPVPA from the coding sequence GTGCTGATCGAGCCGCGGCCCGCCTCCGATCCGGCGCTGGTGGCCCTGGTGACGGCCCAGCAACGCGAGTTGCGGGACGCCGACGGAGGGCTCGACGGCCAGGTCTTCGACGTCCACCCGAACATCCGGTTCCTGGTCGGACTGCACAACGGGCTGGCGGTGACCTGCGGGGCGATCCAGGCGCTCGACGCCCGCACCGCGGAGATCAAGCGGATGTACGTCCGGCCGGCCTTCCGCGGTCAGGGCCTGGCCCGGCAGCTGCTGACCGCCCTGGAGGAGCTGGCGCTCTGGCACGGCCACACCGAGGTACGGCTGGAGACCGCCACCTACCTGCCGGCCGCGATCGGGCTCTACAGCTCGGCCGGGTACGCCCGGATACCCGTCTACGGCGAGTACGTCAGCAACCCGTACAGCGTCTGCTTCCGCAAGCGGCTGCCCGTCCCGGCCTAG
- the rpmA gene encoding 50S ribosomal protein L27 — translation MAHKKGASSSRNGRDSAAQRLGVKRFGGQVVSAGEIIVRQRGTKFHPGELVGRGNDDTLFALAAGAVQFGSRRGRKIVSIVPAAQQ, via the coding sequence ATGGCTCACAAAAAGGGTGCGTCCAGCTCGCGTAACGGCCGGGACTCCGCGGCGCAGCGGCTCGGCGTGAAGCGGTTCGGTGGCCAGGTCGTCAGCGCCGGCGAGATCATCGTCCGGCAGCGTGGCACCAAGTTCCACCCCGGCGAGCTCGTCGGCCGCGGTAACGACGACACGCTCTTCGCGCTGGCCGCGGGAGCGGTGCAGTTCGGCAGCAGGCGCGGTCGCAAGATCGTCAGCATCGTGCCGGCGGCACAGCAGTAG